The following are from one region of the Staphylococcus schleiferi genome:
- the gyrB gene encoding DNA topoisomerase (ATP-hydrolyzing) subunit B: MADVNNSENYGASQIQVLEGLEAVRKRPGMYIGSTSERGLHHLVWEIVDNSIDEALAGYADDIEVIIEKDNWIKVTDNGRGIPVDIQEKMGRPAVEVILTVLHAGGKFGGGGYKVSGGLHGVGSSVVNALSETLEVYVHRNGRIHHQAYHMGVPAFDLKQIGDTDQTGTVIRFKADGTIFQETTVYNYETLQKRIRELAFLNKGIRITLRDERDEEEIREDSYHYEGGIKSYVELINENKEPLHEEPIYVHETRDDIEVEIAIQYNSGFATNLLTYANNIHTYEGGTHEDGFKRALTRVLNNYGSQNKLIKDEKERLSGEDTREGLTAIVSIKHGDPQFEGQTKTKLGNSEVRQIVDRVFSELFERFLYEHPQIGRIIIEKGIMASRARIAAKKAREVTRRKSALDISSLPGKLADCSSKDPSESEIFLVEGDSAGGSTKSGRDSRTQAILPLRGKILNVEKARLDKILNNNEIRQMVTAFGTGIGGEFDISKARYHKIVIMTDADVDGAHIRTLLLTFFYRFMRPLIEAGYVYIAQPPLYKLTQGKQKYYVFNDRELDKLKERLNPTPKWSIARYKGLGEMNADQLWETTMNPENRAMLQVTLDDAIEADQTFEMLMGDVVENRRQFIEDNAVYANLDF; this comes from the coding sequence TTGGCTGATGTGAACAACTCGGAAAATTATGGTGCGAGTCAGATTCAAGTTTTAGAAGGACTTGAAGCGGTACGTAAGCGACCAGGTATGTATATTGGTTCTACTTCAGAACGTGGTCTACATCATCTTGTTTGGGAAATTGTCGATAACAGTATTGATGAAGCACTTGCAGGATATGCAGATGATATTGAAGTGATCATCGAAAAAGACAATTGGATTAAAGTTACAGATAATGGACGCGGTATTCCTGTCGATATTCAAGAAAAAATGGGACGTCCTGCTGTAGAAGTTATTTTAACTGTATTACACGCTGGTGGGAAATTTGGCGGCGGTGGCTATAAAGTTTCAGGTGGTTTACACGGTGTAGGTTCATCTGTTGTAAATGCATTGAGTGAGACGTTAGAAGTTTACGTTCATAGAAATGGACGTATTCATCATCAAGCCTACCACATGGGTGTACCTGCATTTGATTTGAAACAAATTGGTGATACAGACCAAACAGGGACAGTGATTCGTTTTAAGGCAGATGGCACGATATTCCAAGAAACGACAGTGTATAACTATGAAACTTTGCAAAAACGTATTCGTGAATTAGCCTTTTTAAATAAAGGTATCCGTATTACGCTCAGAGACGAGCGTGACGAAGAAGAAATTCGTGAGGATAGTTACCACTATGAAGGTGGAATAAAGTCGTATGTCGAGCTTATAAACGAGAATAAAGAGCCATTACATGAAGAACCTATTTATGTTCATGAGACACGCGATGACATTGAAGTCGAAATCGCTATTCAATATAACAGTGGTTTTGCGACAAATTTACTGACTTACGCGAATAATATCCACACATATGAAGGTGGGACGCATGAAGATGGCTTTAAACGTGCGTTAACGAGAGTATTAAATAATTATGGATCTCAAAATAAGTTAATCAAAGATGAGAAAGAACGCTTGTCAGGTGAAGATACGAGAGAAGGTTTAACTGCTATCGTTTCCATCAAGCATGGAGATCCTCAGTTTGAAGGACAAACAAAAACAAAATTAGGCAACTCTGAGGTTCGTCAAATTGTTGACCGCGTATTCTCGGAGCTTTTTGAACGTTTCTTATATGAGCATCCACAAATTGGACGAATTATTATCGAAAAAGGTATTATGGCTTCTCGCGCACGTATCGCTGCGAAAAAAGCGCGTGAAGTCACACGTCGTAAGTCTGCACTTGATATTTCAAGCTTACCAGGTAAGTTAGCAGACTGCTCAAGTAAAGATCCATCTGAAAGTGAGATTTTCTTAGTAGAGGGTGACTCTGCCGGGGGGTCTACAAAATCAGGTCGAGACTCACGTACGCAAGCAATATTGCCTTTAAGAGGGAAAATTTTAAACGTTGAAAAAGCACGTTTAGATAAGATTTTGAATAACAACGAAATTCGTCAAATGGTCACTGCATTTGGAACAGGTATCGGCGGAGAGTTCGATATCTCAAAAGCCCGTTACCACAAGATTGTCATTATGACTGATGCGGATGTCGATGGTGCGCATATTCGGACGCTTTTATTGACGTTCTTTTATCGTTTTATGCGCCCACTTATTGAAGCTGGTTATGTTTATATCGCACAACCGCCATTGTACAAGTTAACACAAGGGAAACAAAAATATTATGTCTTTAATGACCGCGAATTGGATAAATTAAAAGAAAGACTTAATCCAACGCCAAAATGGTCAATTGCACGTTATAAAGGTTTAGGAGAAATGAACGCAGACCAATTATGGGAAACAACAATGAATCCTGAAAACCGTGCAATGCTTCAAGTGACTTTAGATGATGCAATCGAAGCGGATCAGACATTTGAAATGTTGATGGGCGATGTCGTCGAAAATCGTCGTCAGTTCATTGAAGATAATGCCGTATATGCCAACCTAGATTTCTAG
- a CDS encoding NAD(P)H-hydrate dehydratase yields the protein MEIPDRRVTNVKTLSAVSIPKRKRDTHKGDYGRILLIGGNANLGGAIMIAARACVYSGGGLITVATHPTNHVALHSRCPEAMVIDINDTKKLTKMIEVSDCILIGPGLGLDFKGNNAMTFLLQNIQPHHTLIVDGDAISIVSKLKPEIPACNVIYTPHQKEWERLSGIPIEEQTYERNREAVDRLGGTVVLKKHGTEIFFKDEEYQLQIGNPAMATGGMGDTLAGMITSFVGQFDNLVDAITSATYTHSYIGEKLSQEMYVVPPSRMIDEIPYAMKQLED from the coding sequence ATGGAAATTCCAGATAGGAGGGTCACAAACGTGAAAACATTGTCAGCTGTCAGCATACCTAAACGTAAGCGTGATACGCATAAAGGAGATTACGGTCGTATACTTTTAATTGGTGGCAATGCCAATCTTGGTGGTGCGATTATGATTGCAGCACGTGCGTGTGTTTACAGTGGTGGTGGATTAATTACAGTCGCAACACATCCAACAAATCATGTTGCACTTCATTCTCGCTGTCCAGAGGCTATGGTCATTGATATTAATGATACGAAAAAACTGACAAAGATGATTGAAGTTTCAGATTGTATTTTAATTGGTCCAGGTTTGGGTCTTGATTTTAAAGGCAATAATGCTATGACATTTCTTTTACAAAATATTCAACCCCACCATACGCTCATTGTGGATGGCGATGCGATATCAATTGTAAGTAAATTAAAACCTGAAATTCCAGCTTGCAATGTCATCTACACACCACATCAGAAAGAGTGGGAGCGTTTGAGTGGCATTCCAATAGAAGAACAAACTTATGAACGAAACCGAGAAGCCGTCGATCGTCTTGGGGGCACAGTTGTCCTAAAGAAACATGGAACAGAAATTTTCTTTAAAGACGAAGAATATCAATTACAAATTGGCAACCCTGCGATGGCGACAGGCGGAATGGGGGATACCCTTGCTGGAATGATAACAAGCTTTGTAGGTCAATTTGACAATCTTGTTGATGCAATTACCAGTGCCACATACACACATAGTTATATAGGAGAAAAACTTTCTCAGGAGATGTATGTTGTACCCCCTTCAAGAATGATTGACGAAATTCCATACGCAATGAAACAATTGGAAGATTAA
- the serS gene encoding serine--tRNA ligase — protein MLDIKLFRSEKEKVKEKIALRGMDPAVVEEVLTLDQQRRDLIQQTEDLKAERNKASQQIAEKKRNKENADDAIKAQREVGEKIKAIDAQLKEVDDTLKDKLSRIPNLIHDDVPEGKDDSENVELKKWGTPREFNFEAKPHWDLVETLKMADFDRAARVSGARFVYLTNDGAKLERALMNFMITMHTTQHGYSEMMVPQLVNAKAMYGTGQLPKFEEDLFKVEKEALYTIPTAEVPLTNYYRDEIIQPGVLPEKFTGQSACFRSEAGSAGRDTRGLIRLHQFNKVEMVRIEKPEDSWNALEEMTTNAEAILEALQLPYRRVILCTGDIGFGASKTYDLEVWLPSYNDYKEISSCSNCTDFQARRANIRFKRDKDAKPEYVHTLNGSGLAVGRTFAAIVENYQNEDGTITVPEALVPFMGGQTVIEPK, from the coding sequence ATGTTAGACATTAAATTATTTAGAAGTGAGAAGGAAAAAGTTAAAGAGAAAATTGCTTTAAGAGGTATGGATCCTGCTGTTGTGGAAGAAGTTTTGACTTTAGATCAACAACGTCGTGACTTGATTCAACAAACAGAAGATTTAAAAGCAGAGCGTAATAAAGCATCACAACAAATCGCAGAAAAAAAACGAAACAAAGAAAATGCAGATGATGCGATCAAAGCACAACGTGAAGTAGGGGAGAAAATTAAAGCGATCGATGCACAACTTAAAGAAGTTGACGATACATTAAAAGACAAACTTTCTCGTATCCCTAACCTTATTCACGATGATGTCCCTGAAGGTAAAGATGACAGTGAAAATGTTGAGTTGAAAAAATGGGGCACACCACGCGAATTTAATTTTGAAGCGAAACCCCATTGGGATCTTGTAGAAACTTTAAAAATGGCTGACTTTGACCGTGCAGCACGCGTATCAGGAGCACGCTTTGTATACTTAACAAATGATGGCGCGAAATTAGAACGTGCTTTAATGAACTTTATGATTACGATGCATACGACACAACATGGTTATTCAGAAATGATGGTACCTCAACTTGTAAATGCTAAAGCAATGTATGGCACAGGACAATTACCAAAATTTGAAGAAGATTTATTTAAAGTAGAAAAAGAAGCTCTCTATACAATTCCAACAGCAGAAGTGCCATTGACAAATTATTATAGAGATGAAATTATCCAGCCAGGTGTCTTACCTGAAAAATTCACAGGTCAATCTGCATGTTTTAGAAGTGAAGCGGGTTCTGCCGGCCGTGATACACGTGGACTCATTCGTTTACATCAATTTAATAAAGTAGAGATGGTTAGAATTGAGAAGCCAGAAGACTCATGGAATGCTTTAGAAGAAATGACGACTAATGCTGAAGCGATTCTAGAAGCACTTCAATTACCTTATCGCCGTGTCATCTTGTGTACGGGAGATATCGGATTTGGTGCAAGTAAAACATATGATTTAGAAGTTTGGTTACCAAGTTACAATGACTATAAAGAAATTAGCTCTTGTTCAAACTGTACAGACTTCCAAGCGCGTCGTGCTAACATCCGTTTTAAACGTGATAAAGATGCGAAACCTGAATATGTTCATACATTGAATGGTTCTGGTTTAGCGGTAGGTCGTACATTTGCGGCTATTGTTGAAAACTATCAAAATGAAGACGGTACGATTACTGTACCAGAAGCGTTAGTGCCATTTATGGGCGGTCAAACTGTGATTGAACCAAAATAA
- the yaaA gene encoding S4 domain-containing protein YaaA, which translates to MNGVIKLAEEVIVDGELTLGQFLNYEGIIESGGQAKWFLSEYDVFLNGEHESRRGKKLHDGDRIEIPEVGSYIIKFGEQ; encoded by the coding sequence ATGAATGGAGTGATTAAATTGGCTGAGGAAGTAATTGTTGATGGTGAACTCACTTTAGGACAATTTTTAAACTATGAAGGCATCATTGAATCAGGAGGACAAGCGAAGTGGTTTTTAAGTGAATATGATGTTTTCTTGAATGGCGAGCATGAATCGCGTCGTGGCAAAAAGTTACATGACGGGGACCGTATAGAAATTCCTGAAGTAGGTTCATATATCATCAAATTCGGTGAGCAATGA
- the recF gene encoding DNA replication/repair protein RecF (All proteins in this family for which functions are known are DNA-binding proteins that assist the filamentation of RecA onto DNA for the initiation of recombination or recombinational repair.), whose amino-acid sequence MKLKTLQLENYRNYEEILLQCHPEVNILIGENAQGKTNLLESIYTLALAKSHRTTNDRELIRFNTEYAKIEGELSFRHGTMPLTMFITKKGKKVKVNHLEQSRLTQYIGHLNVVLFAPEDLNIVKGAPQVRRRFIDMELGQISNLYLNDLSQYQRILKQRNHYLKQLQLKQTKDTTMLEVLNQQFAEYAVKVTQRRAQFIAELETLAEPIHSGITNGREALTLKYLPSIKIEDTSQAEAVLIQKVLEDLQSHQNREIERGVSLNGPHRDDLAFQVNGMDAQVYGSQGQQRTTALSIKLAEIELMNQEVGEYPILLLDDVLSELDDARQTHLLSTIQHKVQTFVTTTSVDGIDHEIMKNAKIYQIAQGNIKQ is encoded by the coding sequence ATGAAACTTAAAACACTCCAATTAGAAAACTATCGAAATTACGAAGAGATATTGCTTCAATGTCATCCTGAAGTCAATATTTTAATTGGTGAAAATGCACAAGGAAAAACCAATCTATTGGAATCTATTTACACCTTAGCCTTAGCGAAGAGTCATCGTACGACGAATGATAGGGAATTAATTCGTTTTAATACTGAGTATGCTAAAATAGAGGGTGAGCTCAGTTTTCGCCATGGTACGATGCCGCTCACAATGTTTATCACGAAAAAAGGTAAAAAGGTAAAAGTAAATCATTTAGAGCAAAGTCGTTTGACGCAGTATATAGGCCATTTGAATGTGGTCCTTTTTGCGCCTGAAGACTTAAATATTGTCAAAGGCGCACCACAAGTGAGAAGACGTTTTATCGATATGGAACTTGGGCAAATTTCAAATTTATATTTAAATGATTTATCGCAATATCAACGTATTTTGAAACAACGCAATCACTATTTAAAGCAGCTGCAATTGAAACAGACAAAAGATACAACGATGTTAGAAGTACTGAATCAGCAATTTGCTGAATATGCAGTGAAAGTGACACAACGCAGAGCACAATTTATTGCAGAACTAGAAACTTTAGCAGAGCCCATTCATTCAGGTATTACGAATGGTCGCGAAGCTTTGACATTAAAATATTTACCTAGTATCAAAATTGAAGACACCTCGCAAGCAGAGGCAGTCTTAATTCAAAAAGTACTCGAAGACCTTCAAAGTCACCAGAATCGTGAAATCGAGCGCGGTGTGAGTTTAAATGGACCACACCGTGACGATTTAGCTTTTCAAGTGAATGGCATGGACGCACAAGTTTATGGCTCTCAAGGTCAGCAACGGACAACAGCGCTTTCGATTAAGTTAGCAGAAATTGAATTAATGAATCAAGAAGTGGGGGAATACCCCATTTTATTACTTGATGACGTTTTAAGTGAACTAGATGATGCACGTCAAACGCATCTTTTAAGTACAATTCAGCATAAAGTTCAAACATTTGTGACAACCACTTCGGTAGATGGTATTGATCATGAAATAATGAAAAACGCGAAGATATATCAAATTGCACAAGGAAATATTAAGCAGTAG
- the dnaN gene encoding DNA polymerase III subunit beta produces the protein MMEFSIQRDYFITQLNDTLKAISPRTTLPILTGIKIDAKNEGIVLTGSDSEISIEITIPNQVDGEEIVNVTEPGSVVLPGRFFVDIIKKLPGREVKLSTNEQFQTLITSGHSEFNLSGLDPDQYPLLPQVSSEDALQLPVKVLKNVIAQTNFAVSTSETRPVLTGVNWLIQENELICTATDSHRLAVRKLKLEDEEIGDKNVIIPGKALAELNKIMTESEEHIDIFFASNQVLFRVGNVNFISRLLEGHYPDTSRLFPENYEIKLALDNSDFYHAIDRASLLAREGGNNVIKLSAGDEQVELSSTSPEIGTVKEEVTANEVEGGNLKISFNSKYMMDALKAIDNDEVEVEFFGTMKPFILKPKDDDTVTQLILPIRTY, from the coding sequence ATGATGGAGTTTTCTATCCAAAGAGATTATTTTATCACTCAATTAAACGATACATTAAAAGCCATTTCACCAAGAACGACATTACCAATATTGACAGGTATTAAAATTGATGCCAAAAACGAAGGCATTGTCTTAACTGGATCAGATTCAGAGATATCAATTGAAATTACAATCCCGAATCAAGTTGATGGAGAAGAAATTGTTAATGTGACAGAGCCAGGTTCTGTCGTATTGCCAGGGCGTTTCTTCGTTGACATTATTAAGAAATTACCAGGTCGAGAAGTTAAGCTTTCTACAAACGAACAATTTCAAACATTGATTACATCAGGTCATTCTGAGTTCAATTTAAGTGGTTTAGACCCTGATCAATATCCATTGTTACCACAAGTATCTAGTGAAGATGCATTGCAATTACCAGTCAAAGTATTGAAAAACGTGATTGCACAAACTAATTTCGCAGTGTCCACCTCAGAAACACGTCCAGTTCTTACAGGTGTAAACTGGCTTATACAAGAAAATGAATTAATATGCACAGCGACTGATTCACACCGCTTGGCTGTAAGAAAGTTGAAACTTGAAGACGAAGAAATTGGTGATAAAAATGTCATTATTCCAGGTAAAGCTTTAGCAGAATTAAATAAAATTATGACAGAAAGCGAAGAGCATATTGATATTTTCTTTGCATCAAACCAAGTATTATTCCGTGTTGGTAATGTAAACTTTATTTCACGCTTACTAGAGGGACACTATCCTGATACATCACGCTTATTCCCAGAAAACTATGAGATCAAATTAGCATTAGATAATTCTGATTTTTATCATGCCATTGATCGTGCTTCTCTTTTAGCAAGAGAAGGTGGTAACAATGTCATTAAATTAAGTGCAGGCGATGAGCAAGTGGAACTTTCATCTACATCACCTGAAATTGGGACAGTGAAGGAAGAAGTTACTGCAAACGAGGTTGAAGGTGGCAACTTAAAAATATCTTTTAACTCTAAATACATGATGGATGCTTTAAAAGCGATCGATAATGACGAAGTTGAAGTCGAATTTTTCGGTACGATGAAACCATTTATTTTAAAACCAAAAGATGATGACACCGTTACACAATTAATTTTACCGATACGTACTTACTAA
- the hutH gene encoding histidine ammonia-lyase, which translates to MTLRLNGDQLTIEAIRQFLATGDQIEISEEAHARVKRSRAIVERIIANKETVYGITTGFGLFSDVLIDQQKYNELQVNLIRSHACGVGQPFAQRVALVMMVLRLNTLLKGHSGVTTDLVDQLVFFINNRIIPVIPQQGSLGASGDLAPLSHLALSLIGEGKVEYQGEILDSSDVLKRLDRAPLALQAKEGLALINGTQAMTAQGVITFIETESLAYQAEWVAALTHQALNGITDAYHEAVHRVRNFEEQVAVAGRMLDWLEGSQLTTRQGEIRVQDPYTLRCIPQIHGASFQVFNYVREKLEFEMNAANDNPLIFDENDETLVISGGNFHGQPVAFALDFLKIGTSELGNVSERRLERLVNPQLNGGLPPFLSPEPGLQSGAMIMQYAAASLVSENKTLAHPASVDSIPSSANQEDHVSMGTIASRLGYQILENVRRVIAIEAIIALQAVELKNVSQLSPKTYEKFTDLRKIVPSIKEDRQFHRDIENVANYLQNVAYQK; encoded by the coding sequence ATGACTTTACGTCTAAATGGGGATCAACTCACAATTGAAGCGATTCGCCAATTTCTAGCTACTGGAGATCAAATTGAAATTAGTGAAGAGGCACATGCGCGTGTCAAAAGAAGTCGTGCGATTGTGGAGCGCATTATTGCAAATAAGGAAACAGTATATGGGATTACGACAGGCTTTGGGTTATTCAGTGACGTATTAATTGATCAACAAAAGTATAATGAATTACAAGTCAACCTGATTCGTTCACATGCTTGTGGGGTCGGTCAACCTTTTGCACAACGCGTCGCTTTAGTAATGATGGTCTTGCGTCTTAATACTTTATTGAAAGGTCATTCTGGTGTCACAACCGACCTTGTTGATCAGCTTGTCTTTTTTATTAATAATCGGATTATTCCAGTGATTCCGCAACAAGGTTCTTTAGGTGCATCGGGTGATTTAGCACCATTGTCTCATCTCGCTTTATCTTTAATCGGGGAAGGCAAAGTTGAATATCAAGGTGAGATTTTAGACAGCTCGGATGTCTTAAAACGCCTTGACCGTGCTCCTTTGGCACTTCAAGCTAAAGAAGGCTTAGCATTGATAAATGGAACACAAGCCATGACTGCACAAGGTGTGATTACATTTATTGAGACAGAGAGTCTTGCATATCAAGCAGAATGGGTAGCTGCTTTAACACATCAAGCTTTGAATGGTATAACAGATGCATATCATGAAGCGGTGCATAGAGTGCGTAATTTCGAGGAACAAGTCGCGGTAGCAGGACGGATGTTAGACTGGCTGGAAGGTTCCCAATTGACTACACGCCAAGGGGAAATTCGTGTCCAAGATCCTTACACATTACGTTGTATTCCTCAAATTCATGGGGCCAGCTTTCAAGTCTTCAATTATGTACGTGAAAAATTAGAATTTGAAATGAATGCGGCAAATGATAATCCGCTTATCTTTGATGAAAATGATGAAACCCTCGTAATTTCTGGTGGTAACTTTCACGGTCAACCTGTCGCATTTGCACTCGACTTTTTAAAAATTGGAACAAGTGAACTCGGTAATGTGTCTGAAAGACGTCTTGAACGATTAGTTAATCCACAATTGAATGGTGGGCTACCTCCTTTCTTAAGTCCTGAACCAGGTCTACAAAGTGGTGCAATGATTATGCAATATGCTGCAGCCAGCCTAGTATCAGAGAATAAAACATTAGCGCATCCAGCGAGTGTCGATTCTATCCCATCGTCAGCTAACCAAGAAGACCATGTATCAATGGGAACGATCGCCTCACGCCTTGGTTATCAAATTCTAGAAAATGTACGTCGTGTTATCGCAATTGAGGCAATTATTGCGCTTCAAGCCGTAGAGTTGAAAAATGTATCTCAATTATCGCCTAAAACCTATGAAAAGTTTACGGATTTACGTAAAATCGTCCCTTCAATCAAAGAAGATCGTCAATTCCATCGAGATATTGAAAATGTAGCAAATTATTTACAAAATGTGGCATATCAGAAATAA
- a CDS encoding DsbA family protein — MKSKWPLILTIIVVLAIVIAIIIRMSTHNSDPNAARQNEKEMVTDTQSKPHQGAKENKIVIVEYGDFKCPYCGAFERNIKPQLQKEFIDTQKVQFRYVNVLIHGEESELSAKAALAVNQIAPNQYWAFHKLLYQGQPSNKDDVTTKHWLTDNFIQQQLKKLDLSPKQLEKITSAYRDKNGEIAKKARNDNNLAKKYKVPQVPSLYINGEPIEDTTDFDTIKSKIDQVIKDQKS, encoded by the coding sequence ATGAAAAGTAAATGGCCTTTAATTTTAACAATTATAGTGGTACTCGCAATTGTAATAGCAATCATTATTAGAATGAGTACACATAATTCAGACCCTAATGCAGCGCGTCAAAATGAAAAAGAAATGGTGACAGATACCCAATCAAAACCACATCAAGGCGCAAAAGAGAATAAAATTGTAATTGTGGAATATGGTGATTTTAAATGCCCTTATTGTGGTGCATTTGAACGTAACATTAAGCCACAACTACAAAAAGAATTTATTGATACGCAAAAAGTACAATTTCGCTACGTTAACGTTTTAATACATGGAGAAGAGTCTGAATTAAGTGCAAAAGCTGCATTAGCAGTAAATCAGATTGCGCCGAACCAATATTGGGCGTTTCACAAACTTTTATATCAAGGTCAACCATCGAATAAAGATGACGTGACTACAAAACATTGGTTAACAGATAATTTTATTCAACAACAGCTAAAAAAATTAGACTTGTCACCTAAACAATTAGAAAAGATTACTTCGGCTTATCGAGACAAAAATGGAGAAATCGCTAAAAAAGCGCGAAACGATAATAACTTAGCTAAAAAGTATAAAGTGCCACAAGTGCCATCGTTATATATCAACGGTGAACCGATAGAAGATACTACGGATTTTGACACGATTAAATCTAAAATTGATCAAGTGATTAAGGATCAAAAGTCCTAA
- the dnaA gene encoding chromosomal replication initiator protein DnaA: protein MSEQEIWDNVLNLCKENVTNVSYDTWLKDTTLHALSNKEAVVIAAQPFIANWLTTNYTDLVKQFLEAVTGHDIENINFITEEDLAELNVASSSKNSEHHSHVEPVVSGEQFNTNNTFETFVIGPGNRFPHAASLAVAESPANAYNPLFIYGGVGLGKTHLMHAIGHYVLENNPDAKVLYTSSEKFTNEFIQSIRNNDTESFREKYRNIDVLLIDDIQFIQKKEQTQEEFFHTFNDLHQNKKQIVISSDRPPKEISTLEERLKSRFQWGLIVDITPPDFETRMAILQKKTEEENLDIPIESLTYIANQIQTNIRELEGALTRVLAYSKLQGKPITTELTSDALKDIIQVTKSKKITIQDIQKVVGEYYGVRIEDFAAKKRTKSIAYPRQIAMYLSRELTVFSLPKIGEEFGGRDHTTVIHAHDKIKKDIENDPTLRQEIEGIEKEIRS, encoded by the coding sequence ATGTCAGAACAAGAAATTTGGGATAATGTTCTCAACTTATGCAAAGAAAATGTTACTAATGTTTCATATGACACTTGGCTCAAAGACACAACATTACATGCTCTATCTAATAAAGAAGCTGTCGTTATTGCTGCACAGCCATTTATTGCAAATTGGCTAACGACCAATTATACAGATCTCGTCAAACAATTTTTAGAAGCTGTAACGGGACACGATATTGAGAACATCAACTTCATTACTGAAGAAGATTTAGCAGAGCTCAATGTCGCGTCATCCTCTAAAAATTCAGAGCATCATTCGCATGTTGAACCTGTCGTGTCAGGTGAGCAATTTAACACGAACAATACATTTGAAACATTTGTCATCGGTCCCGGCAACCGCTTCCCGCATGCTGCGAGCCTTGCTGTTGCGGAATCACCGGCAAATGCCTATAATCCGCTTTTCATTTATGGTGGTGTAGGTTTAGGAAAAACGCATCTGATGCATGCGATTGGTCATTATGTCCTGGAAAATAATCCTGATGCGAAGGTACTTTACACATCAAGCGAAAAATTTACAAATGAGTTTATTCAATCCATTCGTAACAACGATACAGAGTCATTTCGTGAAAAGTACCGCAATATCGATGTTTTATTAATTGATGATATTCAATTTATTCAAAAGAAAGAACAGACACAGGAAGAATTTTTCCATACTTTTAATGACTTGCATCAAAACAAAAAGCAAATTGTCATCTCCAGTGATCGTCCACCGAAAGAAATTTCTACTTTAGAGGAACGTCTAAAATCCCGCTTCCAATGGGGGTTAATCGTTGATATCACACCACCAGATTTTGAGACACGGATGGCCATTTTACAAAAGAAAACAGAAGAAGAAAATCTAGATATTCCTATCGAATCTTTAACTTATATCGCAAATCAAATTCAAACGAATATTCGTGAACTTGAAGGTGCTTTAACGCGTGTACTCGCATATTCAAAATTACAAGGTAAACCGATTACGACCGAATTAACCTCTGATGCTTTAAAGGATATTATTCAAGTTACAAAATCTAAAAAAATTACGATTCAAGATATTCAAAAAGTTGTTGGTGAGTATTACGGCGTACGTATTGAAGACTTTGCAGCAAAGAAACGTACAAAATCGATTGCCTATCCAAGACAAATCGCGATGTACTTATCGCGAGAGCTAACTGTTTTTTCTCTACCAAAAATTGGAGAGGAATTTGGAGGACGCGATCATACGACAGTCATTCATGCGCATGATAAAATAAAAAAAGATATCGAAAATGACCCTACATTACGACAAGAAATAGAAGGTATTGAAAAAGAGATCAGAAGTTGA